One Campylobacter sputorum subsp. sputorum DNA segment encodes these proteins:
- a CDS encoding DMSO/selenate family reductase complex B subunit, which yields MSKLNKDDQFGFMMDQSRCVGCRTCQMACKDYKDRPVGVNFRRVYEYEGGGYSINEEGTIISNDVFAYYTSISCNHCTDPACLKACPTGAMMKTRYGIVMVNDKRCVGCKACAMACPYGAPQFNNIEKHMNKCDGCIDRLDEGLDPICVASCPFRALDYGNIADLRVKHGTLASVAPLIEESATLPNLVVIAEKNTRKSGDKGGKMHLPHHYQGVKDDIV from the coding sequence ATGAGTAAATTAAATAAAGATGATCAATTTGGGTTTATGATGGATCAAAGCAGGTGCGTAGGTTGTAGAACCTGTCAAATGGCTTGCAAAGATTACAAAGATAGACCAGTGGGAGTAAATTTTAGAAGAGTTTATGAGTATGAAGGTGGTGGATATAGTATAAATGAAGAAGGCACTATCATCTCAAATGATGTTTTTGCTTACTACACATCTATAAGCTGTAATCACTGCACAGATCCAGCCTGCTTAAAAGCTTGTCCGACTGGTGCTATGATGAAGACAAGATATGGCATTGTTATGGTAAATGATAAAAGATGTGTTGGATGTAAAGCATGTGCTATGGCTTGTCCATATGGTGCTCCTCAATTTAACAATATAGAAAAACATATGAATAAATGTGATGGCTGTATAGATAGACTAGATGAAGGACTTGATCCAATCTGTGTTGCCTCGTGTCCATTTAGAGCACTAGATTATGGGAATATAGCTGACTTAAGAGTAAAGCATGGCACATTAGCAAGCGTTGCACCTTTAATAGAAGAGAGTGCAACACTACCAAATTTAGTTGTTATAGCTGAAAAAAACACTAGAAAAAGTGGCGATAAAGGTGGGAAAATGCATTTACCACATCACTATCAAGGAGTAAAAGATGATATTGTTTGA